Proteins found in one Equus przewalskii isolate Varuska chromosome 20, EquPr2, whole genome shotgun sequence genomic segment:
- the ZNF672 gene encoding zinc finger protein 672, with product MFAASEVAAADKPYVCSDCGKSFRYSTVLLRHERAHGGDSRFRCLDCGERCAQAADLRAHQRAHTGQTLYICSDCGQSFCHSGRLDLHQSAHRRHSRSCPCRACGRRFPHLPALMLHRRRRHPPERPSRCPLCSRTFRQSALCFHQARAHRWGTPAPAADLLHRCAQCPRAFRSSTGLRCHERVHAAQSPGSSTPRQPCAPATHQCGVCGKSFSKSSTLTRHLQTHSGEKPFKCPECGKGFSESATLVRHQRTHTGEKPYACPDCGRCFSESSTLLRHRRSHQGERPHACSTCGKGFGQRSDLVVHQRIHTGERPFPCPECDHRFSDRSDLTKHRRTHTGEKPYRCELCGKLFTCVSNLNVHRRNHAGHKPHKCPECGKAFSVGSKLELHRKTHLGERPAECAECGKCFSHSRSLSQHQRAHTRARAAAATQAPLGAALIFAGQAGQEKLEVSVSRLRETC from the coding sequence ATGTTTGCTGCATCAGAGGTGGCGGCTGCGGATAAGCCTTACGTGTGCAGTGATTGCGGCAAGAGTTTCCGCTACAGTACGGTGCTGCTGCGGCACGAGCGTGCCCATGGCGGAGACAGCCGCTTCCGTTGCCTAGACTGCGGTGAACGCTGCGCACAGGCCGCCGACCTCCGAGCACACCAACGCGCCCATACCGGCCAGACGCTCTACATCTGCAGTGACTGCGGCCAGAGCTTCTGCCACAGTGGCCGCCTCGATCTGCACCAGAGCGCTCACAGGCGGCACAGCCGCTCCTGCCCCTGCCGTGCTTGCGGCCGCCGCTTCCCACACCTCCCAGCTCTAATGCTGCACCGGCGCCGCCGGCACCCACCTGAGCGGCCCAGCCGCTGTCCGCTGTGCTCCCGCACCTTCCGCCAGAGTGCGCTGTGCTTCCACCAGGCGAGGGCGCACCGGTGGGGGACACCTGCCCCGGCCGCCGACCTGCTCCACCGCTGTGCACAGTGCCCACGGGCGTTTCGCAGCAGCACCGGGCTGCGGTGCCATGAGCGCGTCCATGCGGCCCAGAGCCCTGGCAGCTCCACACCGCGGCAGCCATGCGCTCCAGCCACACACCAGTGTGGCGTGTGTGGCAAGAGCTTCTCCAAGAGCTCCACGCTAACGCGACACTTGCAGACGCACTCAGGTGAGAAACCCTTCAAATGCCCCGAGTGCGGCAAGGGCTTCTCAGAGAGCGCCACGCTGGTGCGCCATCAGCGCACACACACGGGTGAGAAGCCCTACGCATGCCCCGACTGTGGGCGCTGCTTCAGCGAGAGCTCCACGCTGCTGCGCCACAGGCGCAGCCACCAGGGTGAGCGGCCGCACGCATGCTCCACCTGCGGCAAGGGCTTTGGACAGCGCTCCGACCTGGTGGTGCACCAGCGCATCCACACGGGAGAGAGGCCCTTCCCGTGTCCTGAGTGCGACCACCGCTTCAGCGACCGCTCAGACCTCACCAAGCACCGGCGCACGCACACGGGCGAGAAGCCCTACCGCTGCGAGTTGTGCGGAAAACTCTTCACGTGCGTGTCCAACCTCAATGTGCACCGGCGCAACCACGCCGGCCACAAGCCCCACAAGTGCCCCGAGTGTGGCAAGGCCTTCAGCGTGGGCTCGAAGCTGGAGCTGCACCGCAAGACGCACCTGGGCGAGCGGCCAGCAGAATGTGCCGAGTGTGGCAAATGCTTCAGCCACAGCCGCTCACTGTCACAGCACCAGCGGGCCCACACGCGTGCTCGCGCTGCCGCCGCCACCCAGGCCCCACTGGGAGCTGCCCTCATCTTTGCTGGGCAGGCAGGACAGGAAAAGCTAGAAGTTTCTGTGTCCCGGTTGAGGGAGACTTGCTGA